The following are from one region of the Coffea eugenioides isolate CCC68of chromosome 2, Ceug_1.0, whole genome shotgun sequence genome:
- the LOC113761018 gene encoding uncharacterized protein LOC113761018 isoform X4: MFLLVVFTFEAISTELYQKFSGFLAMASGSDDECMTPEHLLEHPEMKGMILEHPGIESEFLSHVRSPEISSQERSSSDKESLALESIGSSSSQEESGSDKEGEGSDNKLENVWKKRNLEKLPEIAEEAEEEEEYRKAKEWKEWWDRRKKEAKEFDLEGWKERNGDLSHKSREQIREELQEYCKSVPSFPSNLGAIGGFDDVDKSFFVHDVDPELWEKYMAECRESEGFDVVTYPGPSPYILVRPITSYVDYPELHQELIEFATRALEEKQPGYQFLHIERVTGYACSGYMYNITFRAQSADDPDGKSFQAKVYAGINKVEVIFCRPKVET; encoded by the exons ATGTTCTTATTGGTTGTTTTCACCTTTGAAGCAATCTCTACAGAGCTATACCAAAAATTCTCAG GTTTCCTTGCCATGGCTTCCGGCAGCGACGATGAATGCATGACCCCTGAGCATCTACTCGAGCATCCTGAAATGAAAGGCATGATCCTCGAGCATCCTGGAATCGAGTCGGAGTTTCTCTCGCATGTCAGAAGCCCAGAGATCAGCTCCCAAGAGAGGAGCAGCAGCGACAAAGAGAGCCTCGCCTTGGAGAGCATcggcagcagcagcagccaAGAGGAGAGCGGCAGCGACAAGGAGGGCGAGGGCAGCGACAACAAGTTGGAGAATGTCTGGAAGAAGCGAAATTTAGAGAAGCTGCCTGAAATTGCTGAGGAggcagaggaggaggaggagtatCGGAAGGCAAAAGAGTGGAAGGAATGGTGGGATCGTAGAAAGAAGGAAGCGAAGGAGTTTGACTTGGAGGGCTGGAAAGAGAGGAATGGGGACCTCAGCCATAAATCAAGGGAGCAAATTCGGGAGGAACTTCAGGAGTATTGCAAGTCGGTGCCCTCTTTTCCATCTAACCTTGGTGCAATTGGTGGATTTGACGATGTTGACAAGTCTTTCTTCGTCCACGATGTAGATCCCGAGTTATGGGAAAAATACATGGCAGAGTGTCGAGAAAGTGAG GGATTTGATGTGGTTACATATCCGGGTCCTTCTCCGTACATTCTGGTTAGGCCAATCACCTCTTATGTGGATTACCCTGAACTGCATCAAGAGCTCATCGAGTTTGCTACTAGGGCCCTGGAGGAG AAGCAACCAGGATACCAGTTTTTGCATATTGAACGGGTAACTGGATATGCTTGTTCTGGTTACATGTACAATATCACTTTTCGAGCTCAGAGTGCTGATGATCCTGATGGAAAAAGCTTTCAAGCCAAGGTTTATGCTGGAATAAATAAGGTGGAGGTTATTTTCTGCCGTCCGAAAGTTGAAACCTAG
- the LOC113761018 gene encoding uncharacterized protein LOC113761018 isoform X1 gives MNWFTILPDIRRLFGAFVVLRSPSLTISTELYQKFSGFLAMASGSDDECMTPEHLLEHPEMKGMILEHPGIESEFLSHVRSPEISSQERSSSDKESLALESIGSSSSQEESGSDKEGEGSDNKLENVWKKRNLEKLPEIAEEAEEEEEYRKAKEWKEWWDRRKKEAKEFDLEGWKERNGDLSHKSREQIREELQEYCKSVPSFPSNLGAIGGFDDVDKSFFVHDVDPELWEKYMAECRESEGFDVVTYPGPSPYILVRPITSYVDYPELHQELIEFATRALEEKQPGYQFLHIERVTGYACSGYMYNITFRAQSADDPDGKSFQAKVYAGINKVEVIFCRPKVET, from the exons ATGAATTGGTTTACGATACTTCCTGATATTCG gaGACTTTTTGGTGCTTTTGTTGTGCTACGTTCTCCTTCACTGA CAATCTCTACAGAGCTATACCAAAAATTCTCAG GTTTCCTTGCCATGGCTTCCGGCAGCGACGATGAATGCATGACCCCTGAGCATCTACTCGAGCATCCTGAAATGAAAGGCATGATCCTCGAGCATCCTGGAATCGAGTCGGAGTTTCTCTCGCATGTCAGAAGCCCAGAGATCAGCTCCCAAGAGAGGAGCAGCAGCGACAAAGAGAGCCTCGCCTTGGAGAGCATcggcagcagcagcagccaAGAGGAGAGCGGCAGCGACAAGGAGGGCGAGGGCAGCGACAACAAGTTGGAGAATGTCTGGAAGAAGCGAAATTTAGAGAAGCTGCCTGAAATTGCTGAGGAggcagaggaggaggaggagtatCGGAAGGCAAAAGAGTGGAAGGAATGGTGGGATCGTAGAAAGAAGGAAGCGAAGGAGTTTGACTTGGAGGGCTGGAAAGAGAGGAATGGGGACCTCAGCCATAAATCAAGGGAGCAAATTCGGGAGGAACTTCAGGAGTATTGCAAGTCGGTGCCCTCTTTTCCATCTAACCTTGGTGCAATTGGTGGATTTGACGATGTTGACAAGTCTTTCTTCGTCCACGATGTAGATCCCGAGTTATGGGAAAAATACATGGCAGAGTGTCGAGAAAGTGAG GGATTTGATGTGGTTACATATCCGGGTCCTTCTCCGTACATTCTGGTTAGGCCAATCACCTCTTATGTGGATTACCCTGAACTGCATCAAGAGCTCATCGAGTTTGCTACTAGGGCCCTGGAGGAG AAGCAACCAGGATACCAGTTTTTGCATATTGAACGGGTAACTGGATATGCTTGTTCTGGTTACATGTACAATATCACTTTTCGAGCTCAGAGTGCTGATGATCCTGATGGAAAAAGCTTTCAAGCCAAGGTTTATGCTGGAATAAATAAGGTGGAGGTTATTTTCTGCCGTCCGAAAGTTGAAACCTAG
- the LOC113761018 gene encoding uncharacterized protein LOC113761018 isoform X2 — translation MNWFTILPDIRRLFGAFVVLRSPSLKLYQKFSGFLAMASGSDDECMTPEHLLEHPEMKGMILEHPGIESEFLSHVRSPEISSQERSSSDKESLALESIGSSSSQEESGSDKEGEGSDNKLENVWKKRNLEKLPEIAEEAEEEEEYRKAKEWKEWWDRRKKEAKEFDLEGWKERNGDLSHKSREQIREELQEYCKSVPSFPSNLGAIGGFDDVDKSFFVHDVDPELWEKYMAECRESEGFDVVTYPGPSPYILVRPITSYVDYPELHQELIEFATRALEEKQPGYQFLHIERVTGYACSGYMYNITFRAQSADDPDGKSFQAKVYAGINKVEVIFCRPKVET, via the exons ATGAATTGGTTTACGATACTTCCTGATATTCG gaGACTTTTTGGTGCTTTTGTTGTGCTACGTTCTCCTTCACTGA AGCTATACCAAAAATTCTCAG GTTTCCTTGCCATGGCTTCCGGCAGCGACGATGAATGCATGACCCCTGAGCATCTACTCGAGCATCCTGAAATGAAAGGCATGATCCTCGAGCATCCTGGAATCGAGTCGGAGTTTCTCTCGCATGTCAGAAGCCCAGAGATCAGCTCCCAAGAGAGGAGCAGCAGCGACAAAGAGAGCCTCGCCTTGGAGAGCATcggcagcagcagcagccaAGAGGAGAGCGGCAGCGACAAGGAGGGCGAGGGCAGCGACAACAAGTTGGAGAATGTCTGGAAGAAGCGAAATTTAGAGAAGCTGCCTGAAATTGCTGAGGAggcagaggaggaggaggagtatCGGAAGGCAAAAGAGTGGAAGGAATGGTGGGATCGTAGAAAGAAGGAAGCGAAGGAGTTTGACTTGGAGGGCTGGAAAGAGAGGAATGGGGACCTCAGCCATAAATCAAGGGAGCAAATTCGGGAGGAACTTCAGGAGTATTGCAAGTCGGTGCCCTCTTTTCCATCTAACCTTGGTGCAATTGGTGGATTTGACGATGTTGACAAGTCTTTCTTCGTCCACGATGTAGATCCCGAGTTATGGGAAAAATACATGGCAGAGTGTCGAGAAAGTGAG GGATTTGATGTGGTTACATATCCGGGTCCTTCTCCGTACATTCTGGTTAGGCCAATCACCTCTTATGTGGATTACCCTGAACTGCATCAAGAGCTCATCGAGTTTGCTACTAGGGCCCTGGAGGAG AAGCAACCAGGATACCAGTTTTTGCATATTGAACGGGTAACTGGATATGCTTGTTCTGGTTACATGTACAATATCACTTTTCGAGCTCAGAGTGCTGATGATCCTGATGGAAAAAGCTTTCAAGCCAAGGTTTATGCTGGAATAAATAAGGTGGAGGTTATTTTCTGCCGTCCGAAAGTTGAAACCTAG
- the LOC113761018 gene encoding uncharacterized protein LOC113761018 isoform X3, protein MNWFTILPDIRRLFGAFVVLRSPSLSFLAMASGSDDECMTPEHLLEHPEMKGMILEHPGIESEFLSHVRSPEISSQERSSSDKESLALESIGSSSSQEESGSDKEGEGSDNKLENVWKKRNLEKLPEIAEEAEEEEEYRKAKEWKEWWDRRKKEAKEFDLEGWKERNGDLSHKSREQIREELQEYCKSVPSFPSNLGAIGGFDDVDKSFFVHDVDPELWEKYMAECRESEGFDVVTYPGPSPYILVRPITSYVDYPELHQELIEFATRALEEKQPGYQFLHIERVTGYACSGYMYNITFRAQSADDPDGKSFQAKVYAGINKVEVIFCRPKVET, encoded by the exons ATGAATTGGTTTACGATACTTCCTGATATTCG gaGACTTTTTGGTGCTTTTGTTGTGCTACGTTCTCCTTCACTGA GTTTCCTTGCCATGGCTTCCGGCAGCGACGATGAATGCATGACCCCTGAGCATCTACTCGAGCATCCTGAAATGAAAGGCATGATCCTCGAGCATCCTGGAATCGAGTCGGAGTTTCTCTCGCATGTCAGAAGCCCAGAGATCAGCTCCCAAGAGAGGAGCAGCAGCGACAAAGAGAGCCTCGCCTTGGAGAGCATcggcagcagcagcagccaAGAGGAGAGCGGCAGCGACAAGGAGGGCGAGGGCAGCGACAACAAGTTGGAGAATGTCTGGAAGAAGCGAAATTTAGAGAAGCTGCCTGAAATTGCTGAGGAggcagaggaggaggaggagtatCGGAAGGCAAAAGAGTGGAAGGAATGGTGGGATCGTAGAAAGAAGGAAGCGAAGGAGTTTGACTTGGAGGGCTGGAAAGAGAGGAATGGGGACCTCAGCCATAAATCAAGGGAGCAAATTCGGGAGGAACTTCAGGAGTATTGCAAGTCGGTGCCCTCTTTTCCATCTAACCTTGGTGCAATTGGTGGATTTGACGATGTTGACAAGTCTTTCTTCGTCCACGATGTAGATCCCGAGTTATGGGAAAAATACATGGCAGAGTGTCGAGAAAGTGAG GGATTTGATGTGGTTACATATCCGGGTCCTTCTCCGTACATTCTGGTTAGGCCAATCACCTCTTATGTGGATTACCCTGAACTGCATCAAGAGCTCATCGAGTTTGCTACTAGGGCCCTGGAGGAG AAGCAACCAGGATACCAGTTTTTGCATATTGAACGGGTAACTGGATATGCTTGTTCTGGTTACATGTACAATATCACTTTTCGAGCTCAGAGTGCTGATGATCCTGATGGAAAAAGCTTTCAAGCCAAGGTTTATGCTGGAATAAATAAGGTGGAGGTTATTTTCTGCCGTCCGAAAGTTGAAACCTAG
- the LOC113761018 gene encoding uncharacterized protein LOC113761018 isoform X5 — MASGSDDECMTPEHLLEHPEMKGMILEHPGIESEFLSHVRSPEISSQERSSSDKESLALESIGSSSSQEESGSDKEGEGSDNKLENVWKKRNLEKLPEIAEEAEEEEEYRKAKEWKEWWDRRKKEAKEFDLEGWKERNGDLSHKSREQIREELQEYCKSVPSFPSNLGAIGGFDDVDKSFFVHDVDPELWEKYMAECRESEGFDVVTYPGPSPYILVRPITSYVDYPELHQELIEFATRALEEKQPGYQFLHIERVTGYACSGYMYNITFRAQSADDPDGKSFQAKVYAGINKVEVIFCRPKVET; from the exons ATGGCTTCCGGCAGCGACGATGAATGCATGACCCCTGAGCATCTACTCGAGCATCCTGAAATGAAAGGCATGATCCTCGAGCATCCTGGAATCGAGTCGGAGTTTCTCTCGCATGTCAGAAGCCCAGAGATCAGCTCCCAAGAGAGGAGCAGCAGCGACAAAGAGAGCCTCGCCTTGGAGAGCATcggcagcagcagcagccaAGAGGAGAGCGGCAGCGACAAGGAGGGCGAGGGCAGCGACAACAAGTTGGAGAATGTCTGGAAGAAGCGAAATTTAGAGAAGCTGCCTGAAATTGCTGAGGAggcagaggaggaggaggagtatCGGAAGGCAAAAGAGTGGAAGGAATGGTGGGATCGTAGAAAGAAGGAAGCGAAGGAGTTTGACTTGGAGGGCTGGAAAGAGAGGAATGGGGACCTCAGCCATAAATCAAGGGAGCAAATTCGGGAGGAACTTCAGGAGTATTGCAAGTCGGTGCCCTCTTTTCCATCTAACCTTGGTGCAATTGGTGGATTTGACGATGTTGACAAGTCTTTCTTCGTCCACGATGTAGATCCCGAGTTATGGGAAAAATACATGGCAGAGTGTCGAGAAAGTGAG GGATTTGATGTGGTTACATATCCGGGTCCTTCTCCGTACATTCTGGTTAGGCCAATCACCTCTTATGTGGATTACCCTGAACTGCATCAAGAGCTCATCGAGTTTGCTACTAGGGCCCTGGAGGAG AAGCAACCAGGATACCAGTTTTTGCATATTGAACGGGTAACTGGATATGCTTGTTCTGGTTACATGTACAATATCACTTTTCGAGCTCAGAGTGCTGATGATCCTGATGGAAAAAGCTTTCAAGCCAAGGTTTATGCTGGAATAAATAAGGTGGAGGTTATTTTCTGCCGTCCGAAAGTTGAAACCTAG